CGACGATCGAGGTGAAGCCCGGCGAATCGTTCGATGTCGACCTCACCGACCAACTCCCCCCGACGGCCGGCGCGCAGTCGTACATGAACCTGCACTTTCACGGCCTCGGCGTCTCGCCGCGCGGCGACGGCGACAACGTTCTTGGGATCGTCGCCAAGCCGGGGCAGACGCTGCACTACGTCGTTCACGTTCCGAAGAATCAGGAGCCGGGACTCTACTGGTACCATCCGCACGTCCACGGTCAGACAAACTTCCAAGTCGGCGAAGGCGGCATGTCGGGCGCGATCGTCATCGATGGGCTCGAGAAGCATCTGCCGGGCCTCGCGAAGATGAAGCAGCGCCTCATCGTCGTGCGCGCGACCGGCATCGGCGTCAACGCGCCGCCGAACCGCGGCATGGAAGACATGGACGACATGTCCGAGATGCCGGACGTGCCGGACTCGTCGGATGCGTCGGTCTCGACGCACGTTCGCCCGGACGGGTCGAACACGAATCCCTGCACGTTCAAAGACGGCCTGACGGTGACCCTCAACGGCGCCTACCATCCGGTCATCACGATCGCTCCGGGCGAGAAGCAGTTCTTCCGGGTCGTCAACGCAACCGGCCACAAGACGCTGCGCCTCAACATGGACGGCGGCTCCGGGTTCCAGGTCGTCGCCATCGACGGCTTCGCGCTCGACACCTACAAGGGCGCGCCGCCGACGCTGACGGAATCCACGATCACGATCCCGTCGGCCGCCCGGGCAGAGTTCGTCGTTACCGGACCGAAGAGCGGCGGCGCGAAGCTCCGCACGCTCTGCTACTACACTGGGCCTAACGGCGACGCCGATCCCTACCTCTACCTCGCGCACATCGCCCCGCCGAAGGGCAAGACGGGCGGCGATTTCTCGAACGCTCCTTTGACCGTCGGCTCGCCGCTGCCGGATAACGTCTATACGGAAGCCCTGCCGGCGCCGTCGGCGAAGCGGCTGGTCGTCTTCAGCGAGAACAACAAGCCGCACTTCTTCATCAACGGCAAGAGCTTCTCGTTGCGCGCGCCGCCGATGTTCGTCGTGCACACCGGCACGGTCGAGGAGTGGACGGTGGAGAATCTCACGCAAGAGATTCACGATTTCCACATCCACCAGATTCACTTCGTCGTCGAAACGATCAACGGCGTGAAGGTCGCGCATCCGCACTGGGCCGACAGCGTGATCATCCCGCACCGGTCCGAGGGCCCGAAGGGCTCGCCCGGTAAGGTCGTGATGCTCATGGATTTCCGCGATCCGGTGATCCGCGGCGAGTTCGTCTTCCACTGTCACATCCTCGACCACGAAGATCAGGGGATGATGGCGAAGATCGAGGCTATCTAGCGGCGCGTTCGGCGGCTCGCAATACTGCGTCGACGCCGATCGCGATCGCGCAGGCAGCGAGGCTTCCGGCAACGATCATCTGCGGCTGGTGGAGCGTCAGCCCGTTGAAGATCAGCACCCCGAGGCCGACGCCGCCGACGTAGCCGCCGAGGGTCGCGATGGATATCATCGCGACCGACGCGATCCGAACGCCGCCGATCAGCACCGGCAGCGCCTGGGGAAACTCGACGCGCAACAGCACCTCGCTCGCCGACATGCCGAGACCGCGCGCCGCGTCCACCTGCGCGCGATCCACTCCGTGGATGCCGGCCACGACGTTGCGCGTCAGCATGAACTGCGCGTAGACGACGAGCGCGACGAAGATCGGTGCGAACCCCAGGCCGAAGGCCTGGACGAGCACCGCGAGCAGCGCGAGGCTCGGAATCGTGTAGATCGCGCCGAGCGCCCCGAGCAGCCACGGCGCGACCCGCGGGCTGCGCGCCGCGAAGATGCCGAGCGGCACCGCGACGAGGAGCGCCGCGAGCAGCGCGAGCCCGACTAACTCGAGATGCGCCGCGGCGAGCGCAGCGACGCGCTGCGGATGCGCTGCGAGATAACTCACTGCGGGCGCAGTTCCGCGCGCCCGCGCATGAAGTAGCGGCGGTAGACGTCGTCGCCGGCGTGCACGAGTTCGCGCACGTACGGGGTCGCCGGTGCGTCGAGCAGTTCGAGCGGTGCGGCGACCTGCTCGATCCGGCCCTCGCGCATCACGACGATGCGATCGGCCAAGCGGAATGCCTCGTCCACGTCGTGCGTGACGA
This genomic stretch from Candidatus Binatia bacterium harbors:
- a CDS encoding multicopper oxidase domain-containing protein, giving the protein MMRRLFALTIALAWLAGCGGRASGPSNPIPFAPAGVAPQPRVTRDTNVNELPEPPVVRAVHGVAKVSLIAAIDPATGLPAFQYEGHNAVAPTIEVKPGESFDVDLTDQLPPTAGAQSYMNLHFHGLGVSPRGDGDNVLGIVAKPGQTLHYVVHVPKNQEPGLYWYHPHVHGQTNFQVGEGGMSGAIVIDGLEKHLPGLAKMKQRLIVVRATGIGVNAPPNRGMEDMDDMSEMPDVPDSSDASVSTHVRPDGSNTNPCTFKDGLTVTLNGAYHPVITIAPGEKQFFRVVNATGHKTLRLNMDGGSGFQVVAIDGFALDTYKGAPPTLTESTITIPSAARAEFVVTGPKSGGAKLRTLCYYTGPNGDADPYLYLAHIAPPKGKTGGDFSNAPLTVGSPLPDNVYTEALPAPSAKRLVVFSENNKPHFFINGKSFSLRAPPMFVVHTGTVEEWTVENLTQEIHDFHIHQIHFVVETINGVKVAHPHWADSVIIPHRSEGPKGSPGKVVMLMDFRDPVIRGEFVFHCHILDHEDQGMMAKIEAI
- a CDS encoding ABC transporter permease codes for the protein MSYLAAHPQRVAALAAAHLELVGLALLAALLVAVPLGIFAARSPRVAPWLLGALGAIYTIPSLALLAVLVQAFGLGFAPIFVALVVYAQFMLTRNVVAGIHGVDRAQVDAARGLGMSASEVLLRVEFPQALPVLIGGVRIASVAMISIATLGGYVGGVGLGVLIFNGLTLHQPQMIVAGSLAACAIAIGVDAVLRAAERAAR